Genomic DNA from Taurinivorans muris:
TTGAAGGGTCTTTGCCGGAGAAAGCGCCGCCGCCGTGGTTGCCCATGCCGCCGTAAGTGTCGTTGATGATTTTACGGCCGGTAAGTCCGCAGTCCCCGACAGGTCCGCCGATTACAAAGCGTCCGGTGCGGTTGATGAAAATTTCGCAGTCTTTTTCATCGAAAAATCCTGATTGGCTGAGTACCGGATAAATGACTTCGCGGCGGACGGCTTCTTCGATGTCCGCTTGTGAAACATTCGGAGAGTGCTGGGTTGAAATGACGACGTTGTTGATGTGGGTCGGTTTGCCGTTTTCGTATTCAAAGGAAAGCTGTGTTTTTCCGTCGGGACGGAAGAAATCGACAATGCCGTTTTTACGCACACGCGCCAACTGCAAGGACAGCTGGTGCGCCCAATAGATAGGGGCGGGCATAAGTGTGCTGGTTTCATTGGAAGCGAAGCCGAACATCATGCCTTGGTCGCCTGCGCCCTGGTCTTCCGGTTTGGTGCGGTTCACGCCTTGCGCGATGTCGACGGATTGTTTGTCGATGGAGGAAAGGACGGCGCAGGTCTGATAGTCGAATCCCATGTCGGAGCTGTTGTAACCGATATTTTTAATGGTTTCACGCACGACATGGGGAAGGTCCGCATAGCCGGAAGTGGTGATTTCCCCGGCGATAACCGCCATACCTGTTGTTACCAGCGTTTCGCAGGCAACGTGTGAATCGGGATCTTGTTCAAGAAGCGTGTCTAAGATTGCATCGGAAATTTGGTCGGCAACTTTGTCCGGGTGACCTTCTGTCACTGATTCGGAAGAAAAAACGTATTTACCTTTTGCGGGAATCATAAGTCTCCTTTGCGAGGCTTTTTTTTTGCGTTCGCTTATTTTGTTATTGAAATATTATCCAAAAGGCGCGCTTTGCCGAGATATACAGCAACAGCGACAACAGCGCTTCCTTTCAGGGTTTCGACATTTTCCAAATTGTCCTTATCCACCATGCTGCAGTAATCAATGCGCGCCATGGGGATATTTTCCTTTATATAGCCGGCAAAAAACGCATGAAGGTTTTTTGCGGAATGTTCGCCTTGTTCCGCTTTTTCTTTCAAAAGCAAAAGCCCTTTGCGGATATGGGGTGCGAGAGCCCGCTCCTCTTCGGTAAGATAAGCGTTGCGGGAGCTCATGGCAAGTCCGTCGCTTTCACGCACAAGCGGACAGCCGACAATTTCCACCGGCATATTCAGATCACGCACCATGCGGCGGATAATGGTCAGCTGCTGATAATCCTTTTCACCGAAGCAGGCGAAATCAGGCTGGATAAGGTTGAAAAGCTTTGTAACCACAGTGCAGACACCGCGGAAATGGGTCGGACGGGTCACGCCGCACAAACCCTTGGCAAGCTCCGGCACCTCGACCCATGTCGCATGGTCCGGGTGATACATGGCGTTTGCCGGCGGTTCGAACAAAATATCCGTGCCGGCTTTTTCCGTGGCGGCATGGTCACGGTCCGGGTCGTTCGGATACGCGTCCAAATCTTCGTTCGGCGCAAATTGCGTCGGGTTGACAAAACGGCTGACAACGACAATATCGGCAAGTTCTTTTGCTTTCGTTATTAAAGAAATATGTCCCGCATGGAGATAGCCCATAGTTGGCACAAGAGCTATGGTTTTGCCTTGCTTTTTCAGTTCCCTGCAGCGTGCCTTGATTTCATTGAGTGTCGCAATAATTTCCATGATGTTCACCGACTATATCAATTTATTGTTATATGGTTATATAGACAGCTCCTTTTATATAGCTAAATTTTGCTTCTGTCTAGTTTAATTTTTTGAAATCACGCTTTTTCTTGTCAAAAGTTTGAAGAGGTTGTAAAATAAAAAAGTTCCGGACCGGAATATAATTTATGAGCGCCAGGATGTTGGAGTGAGAATGAATCCTTTATTTCAGGGGAAGATAGATAATTTTTGCGCGGCCTATTCTGTTTTAAACGCTTTTCGGCTTTTATTCGGCATTTCCGCTTTTCAGGCGAGGGATATGCTCAACGCCACGTTTATCGAACAGGCGAGGCACAGCGATACATGGAAAAAAATTGTCTGTCATGAAACGACGTATTACGATCTTGTCGCAGGCATGCTGGAAAACGGAAAAGCGAATTTGGCGTATTCGTATTACTGCCCGTTTCCGGCTAAGGATTTCAATATGTCCCGCATCCGTTCCTTTTCTCCGGAAGTCGATATCGATACCGTATGGAATTTTTTGCAGAACATCATCGATACGGATCCGTCATCCATAAAACCGGTGACGGCGGTTTTGCGCTTTTGCCGTTTTATGCCCAATCAGATCGGGCCTATCGTCGACCATTGGTCAACAATCATGCGGGTTACGGATAAGGAAATTTATTTGTATGACTGCAGCTTGGAGCCCACAGGCTGGTATGTCTTACATCGCGGTAAGTTTTTTTCCGCTCCTTTCGGGGCGGTTCCCCCCCAAAGGACAGCTTTGGAACAGCAGTATATGCTGAATCTCGCAAGTGAGGAGTTCGGTGTGATTTGTCCGGAGTCGATTTTTGTCGTGGAGAAAAAAAATTCTCCTTTTGAAACGTTCGCAAGCGCGTTTAAAAGAAAAATTTTTGATATTTAATCTTGACCAAATTACGGAGCAACCTTATTTTATGAAGAACTTTAATAATCAAACGGATAGCGTATGTCACAAATAGAAAGTGTGGAACTTGAAGAAATTTTTTTGGAATACGAGGTGCTTGCGGCGCAAGTCGACAAGCTCTTTCAGGACGTGCAGTCAAAATACCCGGAAGAAGTCGCCTGCACCAGGACATGCAGCGACTGCTGCCATGCTCTTTTTGATTTGTCCCTTGTGGAAGCCATGGCGGTAAACCGCGCTTTTCATGAGAAATTCGGGTTCGGGGCGGAACGCTCCAAAATAATGGAAAGGGCTGGTGATGCGGACAGGACGCTGACCCGTTTGAAATACCAGTATTTCAGAAATGCGCAGTGCGGCATGAGCGATGCGGATATTATGGAAAAAGCCGCCCATGAAAAGGTGCGCTGCCCTCTTTTGGGTGACGACGACCTTTGTATGCTTTATGAACACCGCCCTCTGACATGCCGTATTTATGGCGTGCCGACCGCCATTAAAGGCAAGGGGCATGTTTGCGGAAAGTGCCGTTTCGACAAGGGCGGCAAATATCCTACCTTGCAGCTTGACAGGATACAGGACAAGCTTGCGGGCTTAAGCCATAAGATAACGAAAGCCATAGGTTCCGGATATAAGGATTTGCATTCTGTTTATGTGCCTGTTTCCATGGCGTTAATGAATAAGTACGATGAGGAATATCTTGGCGTGAAGCAAGATGGGAAACCCAAGAAGAAACTGAAATCCCCTCTGGAATAGGAGGAAAATATGGCATTGAACATTCCGGCTTCCGTTTACCGTGACAGCACTCCCCCTGATTTGACTCCCGAACAGGAACAGCTGAAGAAAGAATTGTACGATAAAATTTCACCGCGCAGAAGAAAATTTATCGATAAAATAGGTTATGAAAATTGGGACCCTTTTCCGAAACCGAACGACCCCATGGAAATACGCCGCGACATTTCAAAGCGTACCAGCCAAGACCTTTTCAGGGAATATTTTCAAACCCGCCCGAAAGATGAGGTCCAAAGCAATGCATACCGCCAAGCCGTATTGGAATTAGCCCTCGGCATCATCAACAAAGATGAAAAGTTCTTAGGGTATTTCGATTTTGCCGTTTGGTATTACAATCTTCTTGAAAAAGAAGGGTATGTGGAAGAAAAAAATGCGGAACATTCTTCCAGGTGATGAATGCTCCGGGCACATTTCAAATAAGAAACAGAGGAAACCATGAAAGAAAGATATGATTCATTAGATGAATATATTGCTGATTTGCAGGCGGAAATCGCCCAAAGCGACAATTGCGCCAATCATTTTTATCAACTCGGCATGGCAATGCTTGCGAAGCATGATTATGTCGAGGCGGAAAGCGCCTTTTTAAATGCCGTGCGTTTATCCCCCCGTCTTGCGGAAGGTTTTGTCCAGCTTGGCGGGCTTTGTTTGCAGCGCGGCGATTATGAGGGCTGTTTGCGGTACAATACCGAAGCTTCCAATATCAGGGCTAAATATGCCGTACCGCAGGCGAATATCGGTTTTTGCCATTTGCAGATGGGCGATATAAAAAAAGCGAAATCAGCGCTTATAAAAGCTTTGAAATGGGATCCGGAATTTTTGCAGGCGAGAACGACTTTGGCTTCCGCGTATTTTATGGAAGGCAATTATGATGCGTGCATTGAAGAAAGCAGCGCAGTCATTAAGGCACAGCCGGTTTTCGGACCTGCCTGGAATAATTTGGCGCTTGCCTATTTTGAAAAAGAAGAATTTAAAAAAGCCGCCGAGGCTGTGGAACAGGCTCAAAAATGCGGTTATGAAGTTCATCCCGATTTTGTAAGGCAAGTCCGGGAAAAAGCATAAGAGGCTGTGATTTTCTTACGAAGGGCAAAACTTGAGGGTTTTGCCCTTTTCATATTTCATGCGAGCGGTTTTCGGCGGCGGTCTGAATGTCTTGCCAAAAGGGCTACTTGCGGATGTGTGGTTTGGCGGACAGCGGCGCGGATATGCTGTTTGACAGGCGCTTTAAGTAGATTGAACGGCGCTTTTAAAAGATTTCAGTTTTCCGTGGAAACGTATGAAACGTAAAACGTTAGGCTGTCTTATTGCCGGACTGTTATGCCGTGATTGCTTGCAGGGTGGCGATACCGAGGGAAATTCCGTCTATGGGAAATCATTTCGCGGGGTTTGGCGGAGCATTTTTTAACAAGGCGGCACCATCGCCTGCGGCAGGCTCAGCCCGGTAAAAACATATTAAAAAACCGCTTTTGTTATTGACATAAATCATGGTTCTATACTAGCTTAACGGCATTGGGTTTCTGATAGTATTTTGTCCTTTTTGCCGTTTGTTGCAAATATGGTTTTTTTTGGGAGTGATTATGTCTTCTTTTCCGGTTATCCGCCATGAAATGGAATATGTCTGCACAAAATGCAATGCCCGCCACAGTATTGACGAGCTTTTGTATACCTGCCCGTCCTGCGGGGGAGTGCTTTTGCTGAACGATAGGGATTTTGCCGAATATAAAAAAATACCGGGCAAAAAATGGCAGAAACTTTTTGATGAGCGCCGCGCGAGCGACTGTCAGGCGTTAAAAGGAATTTTCCGTTATTATGAACTCATGGCTCCCGTGCTGGAAGAAGAGGACATTGTTTATCTTGGCGATGGGCACAGTCCGGTTATTTTGGCTTCAAAGGAATTGAGGGAAAATTTAGGCATTGATTTCGCTTTCAAGCACGAGGGACAAAATCCCTCCGCTTCTTTTAAAGACAGGGGCATGGCGGGCGTATTCAGCTATTTGCGCGCTATGGTGCGTAAACACGGCTGGGACGATATTCTGACCGTCTGCGCTTCAACCGGCGACACTTCCGCCGCGGCGGCCCTGTACGGAGCGTACGTGGGAAGTCCCATAAAAACAGTGGTTCTTTTGCCGGAAGGGAAAGTGACTCCGCAGCAGCTGTCACAGCCTTTGGGAAGCGGGGCGACGGTTCTGCAGATTCCGGGGGTTTTTGACGACTGCATGAAAGTTGTGGAGCATTTGGCAAGCCATTACCGTGTCGCGCTTTTAAATTCCAAAAACAGCTGGCGTATTTTGGGGCAGGAATCCTATGCTTACGAAGTCGCCCAGGAATACCGCTGGAATATGAAGAATAAAGCCCTCTTCGTGCCTATCGGCAACGCAGGCAACATCACGGCGATCATGTCCGGGTTCATCAAAATGAAAAAACTGGATATCATTGACGAACTGCCCCGTATTTTCGGGGTGCAGTCCCACCATGCCGACCCTGTGTACCAATATTACCACCAAGTGAAAGAAAACCGGGTTTATCACCCCGTGGAGGTGAAGCCCAGCGTCGCCCAAGCCGCGATGATCGGAAACCCGGTGTCTTTTCCCCGTGTGCAAAAGCTTGCGGCGGAGTATGAAGCGCTTGGCGGCAATTTCAATGTGGTGCAGGTAAGGGAACAGGATATCATGAATGCGATGATCATTGCCAACAGACACGGGCATATCGCCTGCACGCAGGGCGGGGAATGTCTTGCAGGTTTGTTCCATGCGAAACAGCAGGGAAAAATCGCCCATGAATTCGCCATTCTTGATGCGACAGCCCATGCATTGAAGTTTTCCGGTTTTCAGGAAATGTATTTTGAAAATACGTTTCCTCCGGAGTTCGGCGTCGTTCCGAAAGAAAATTTATGCAACAGACCGCATTCCGTTATTTCCGAAGAAAGGAAAAAAAGCCTTTCCGCCGGGGAATACGCGGAAGAAGCCGCCCGAAACATTGCCGGGTTCATGGGCTTGGCAAAGCGGTAGCAATTAATTTAAATATAATTAATGCTTGACAGAGAACAATTTGCAGGCTATTTGATAAGAACCGCTTTGCGGAAATTTTTAGTTAGTGTAAACTAATTTCGGAGGATACTACTATGGGTTATATGGCTAGCGTAGACGCTGATAAATGTATCGGCTGCGGCGAATGTATCGATATTTGTCCTGTAAGCCTTTATGAACTTGTTGATGGTAAAAGTGTTGCTAAAAATCCTGAAGAATGCCTTGGCTGCGAATCCTGCACGGGCGTTTGCGAACAAGACGCTATTACCATTACTGAAGCATAATTGTTTTATGCGGCAATAATTTTGTGGCAAGGCGGACGCTTTGCCACTTTTTTTATAAGAAAGGAATGAGTATGGCTCTCTATACCGATAAAGAAGCTCTTGATTACCATAAGTTCCCCCGCAAGGGCAAAGTTGAAGTTCTTCCCACTGTTTTGTGCGATACGCAGAAAGATTTGTCTGTCGCCTATTCCCCCGGGGTTGCCGTTCCCTGCATGGAAATCCATGAAGACGAGAAAAAAGTCGATGTCTACACAGGCAGGGCGAACCTTGTCGCCGTTGTTTCCAACGGAACGGCGGTGCTCGGACTTGGCAATATCGGAGCGAAAGCTTCCAAGCCCGTGATGGAAGGCAAGGGGCTTTTATTTAAAATGTTTGCCGATGTTGATGTGTTCGATATCGAGCTTTCCGAAAAAGACCCTAAAAAAATTTGTCAGATCGTCAAAGCCCTTGAGCCGACATTCGGCGGTATCAATCTGGAAGATATCAAAGCGCCCGAATGCTTTTATATTGAAGAACGCTTGAAAAAAGAAATGAATATTCCCGTTTTCCATGATGACCAGCACGGTACGGCGGTTATTTCCGGAGCGGGGCTTATCAACGCCTGCGAGCTGACCAAAAGAAAAATATCCTCTTGTAAAATCGTTATTTCCGGAGCCGGTGCGGCTGCCATCGCCTGCGCCAATTTTTACGTGTCGCTCGGCGTCAAACGTAAAAATATCTTTATGTTCGATTCCAAAGGGCTTATTCACCAAGGCAGAACGGATTTAAATAAATATAAGAAACGGTATGCGCAAAAAAATCCCTGCACTATGGCGGAAGCCATGCGAGGTGCCGATGTTTTTCTCGGACTTTCCAAAAAGGGCGTGATTGACGGGGATATGCTCAAAACCATGAATCCGCAGCCTTTGATTTTCGCCTGCGCAAACCCCGATCCCGAAATCACTTATGACGAGGCGAAAAAGGCGGTGCCGGACTGCATTATCGGCACGGGCAGGAGCGATTACCCCAATCAAATCAATAACGTATCCGGTTTTCCTTTCTTGTTCAGAGGGGCTTTGGATGTCGGGGCGACAGAAATCAATGAAGCTATGAAAATTGCCGCCGCTTACGCCCTTGCGGGGCTTGCCAAGGAAAAGCATATTCCGGAAGAAGTGAAAAAAGCCTACGGCGGGCAGGAATTTAAGTTCGGTACGGAGTATATCATTCCAAAACCTTTGGACCCGAGAATTTTGGAATGGGAAACCGTTGCCGTGGCAAAAGCGGCTATGGAGTCAGGCATTGCCGCCCGTCCCATTGAAGATTTTGCAAAATATAAGAAGGAACTCCGCTCACGGGTTGAAAACTGCCGTAAACGCGCGAAAGCCGTTTATCCTTTTTATAAGTAACCCTTACAGCTAAGGTACATTATTGCATAAAAGGGCAATTTCCTGCTTTGCGCTGTTGGATACCGTCCGATCAGCGCAGGCAGGTTTTGCTCTTTTTTGTTTTATCTTTTGCTGTTTTGTTGCTGTATGATGATGAAGCGCCAGACGCGTGAAAAAAAAATTGTGTCTTTACCGCATGTTTTAACATGAGGAGTTTTTTATGCAGGGGAAAAACTTTTATCTCTGCTGTCGCTATCCGTAAAGCTCACAAGTTTGCTGACGGCTAAAGCGGGAAACTTCTTCCCCTGCCCCCCGTTGCTCTCTGCTGCAAAACTTTTCATACTGATTTTCCGCATGCGTTTAACAGTACATAATAGTATGAATATCATGCTGAAATGTTTCAGAACTTGTACAGCGTGTCGGTTGGATTGTTTTTTTCGGCTGCGCCCGTCCTGCCGGTAAAAACGGGCAGGGCTGTCAGTGACGGCATGCGCCGGAAGAAAATCTTATTGCTGATCAACTTACTGATCAATCTGAAAATACCGTGCAGCCGCTTTTCTTTGCGGATTTTTTAATTTGTTCATGGTAAAAATAATTGACAATCACTGGCGGTGCTTCAAAGGGGAGTTTTATATTGTCATTGTTTGTTGCATAATCAAGCCCGATTTTTGCGGCGTATTTTTTTAATTTCATGTTCAGCTGTTCCCAATAATTACGGTTTCCTTTATCATAAATTTCCTGATAGAGGGGCAGCAGTTCCGGGTGGCTGTTTTGTATGTATTTCATAATTACTGTTTTATAGTCGCCCCGCAGATTGAGATTTTCCAGCCAAATCAGATTGCAGTGTTTTTTTGCGCGCCGTATGATGGCTTTTATATCGGTAAGTTCGGGAAATATGGGAGAAATGAAGCAGGTTGTGCGGATGCCTGCCTGGTGAAACGTTTCCATTGCCGCAAGCCGCCGTTCAATACTGACCGCATTGTCCATATCATTTTTAAAATTTTCGTCCAATGTGTTGACAGACCATGAAATACGGGCTTCGGGGAATGTTTTGAGCAAATCCAAATCCCGCAGGATTAAATCGCTTTTTGTCGCAATGCTGATTTTTATGCCGCTTCCTTTCAGCTGTTCCAGTAAGGCGCGTGTGCGCTTGTAATGCTTTTCCTGCGGCAGGTATGGGTCGGTAACGGAACCGATAAACAATTCTTTGCCTGCATATTTTTGGGGATTGCTGATTTCAGTCCATGTTTTGACATCTAAAAACGTTCCCCATGGTTCGGTGTGACCGGTGAAGCGCTTCATGAAAGAGGCATAGCAATAGCGGCAGCCATGGGTGCAGCCCGTATAGGGATTGGCGGAATATTCGCATACGGGCAGATTGGATTTGCTGAGAATGTTTTTTGTTTGGATTTCTCTAATAAGCGGTGTGTTCATGAGCGTACTTTCGCAGAAAAAAGGCTCTGCTTTAGTCAGTCAATGAGGTTTTCATAGGCGAAGTAAAGCGCCATGAGCACGGCACTTTGGCGTATGCTTTCCCTGTTGCCTTCAAAAAGAAAATGTCTCGCCCGAGTTTCAAACGCTCCTAAGAGTACGGGCTTGCTTTCGTTTTGCAGATAAATATGCTTCATGAGCTGGCAGGATTTGAGCCAATTTTGTTCCATGCCGTTTTCAAGCGCCTGCCCTTTTTTGATTTTGATTTTTTTGCGTAATACGGAAAAGTCCTTAGGTAAGGACAGCCCGATAAAGACAGTGCCTACCGGTTTTTCGTCATTTCCGCCGTTCGGACCGGCAATGCCCGAAACGGACAGCCCGATATGGCTTTTGGCAGCGGAACAGACCCCGCCCGCCATTTGGCAGACAGTTGGAATGCTGACAGCCCCGAAGGTTTTGAGGACTTTTTTTTCAACGCCCAAAAGAGAATGTTTAAGCTCGTTGCTGTACGTCAAAACTCCGCCCTCAAACCATGCGCTTGCGCCGCTTATTTGCGTGACAGCGGCTCCGAGCAATCCGCTTGTGCAGGATTCAGCAACTGCCAGACGCATTTTGAATTGAGGCAGAAGAATGCCGAGTTCATGGCTCAGGCAGGCGCTCATGCGGTAAAAATCGAAAAGCGCATTTTTGGCGGAATTTTCCGCAAGGCTTGAGCCTAATGTCTTATCTTGGGAAGCGGGCATGCCCGCTATGAAATCGCTCATGGAAGTTCCTTTTTCGCTTTGTATTGGCTAAGAAGCATGCCTCCCAAAATGGCGAGGGAGGCGAAATATTGTGTCGTTGTCAGGCGTTCTTCCAAAAAAAGCACGCCGATAACAAGGGTGATGACAGGAATCAGGTTGATATAGGCGGCGGCTTCCGTTGCGGAAAGCTTGGAAACGCCGTAATTATAAAAGCCGTAGCCAAGCAGGCTGACAACAACGCCCAAATAAAAAATGGAAAACAAGGGAAGCCAGTCCGGAATGGAAACATCAAGGGTGACAGGGCTGAATTCAAGAGGCAGAAAGGTGAGGGGAAGATAAAAAAGAACGCCTCCGAAGCTCATGGCTGCCGTGTAAACCCAGGGACTCATGGCGGCGGAAAGGTTACGGCAAGCGAGCGTATAGCCCACTCCGCAAAAAACCGCTCCGAGTTCAAGCATATTTCCTAAAAAAGGATTGGGAACAGCCTGGCTTGTTTCCCCGCTGAAAGAAAGCCAAAAAACGCCTAAAAAGGCGAGAATGAAGCCTGCCCATGCGTGGACGCTTTGTTTTTCCTTAAGGAATATCCAAGCGCAGAAGCCTACGCAAAGGGGCATTATGGCGAGAACCATGCCCGCTTGGGCGGAAGACGTATACCGCAGGGCGGAAGTTTCAAAAAGAAAATAAAGGCAGGGTTCGCAAAGGACACCGCCCAACAGGACGGGGAAATTCTTCCTTGTCATATGGGTGATGAGAGGTTTGAGAAAGGGCAGGCAGATAAGGCTTGAAATAAGCATGCGTCCCGCAATGACTTCGAAAGGCGTATACGCCGTCAAAGCGAATTTCAGCCCGATGAAGGAACTCGCCCAAGCTGTCATGCCGATAACGAGGGCTAGGTGGGGAATGCATTTTTGTATGTTTAAATTCATGGTTCGCTACGCCGTTATCTTGATATGTTTGTCTTGCAGCTCTGTGACATAGCCGATTTCAAAGGCTTTATCCCCGTTGTCCTGCAAAGCCCTGCTTATTCGACATACTTTTTCCTCCGGCACCGCCAGCAAAATGCCTCCTGAGGTTTGCGGGTCGTGGCAGAGCGTGGCGATAAGCTCCGGAACGCGTTCTTCAATCTGTACGGATTGTTCCGCGTAGCGCTTATTGTCGTAACAGCGTTTGGGTATCAGCCCGTTTCGGGCGTAATCCAAAACATACCGCATGAAAGGAATTTTTTCTTGCTGCAAAACAATGCTTTTTCGGGAAGCTTTCGCCATTTCCAAACTATGCCCGATGAGCCCGAAGCCCGTAATATCCGTGCTTGCTTCGATTTGAAATTCCTGGATGATGCCCGCAGCGGAGTTATTCAATTTTGTCGTATGGGAAAAAAGCTCTTTTTCGGCGTTTTCCGCATTGTCCCATTTTCCCCGTATGCCGGTGCTCAATACTCCTGTTCCCAGTGGTTTTGTGAGGATGAGAATATCACCTGCATGCAGGTTTTTATTTTGGCTGAAATGGTTTTTATTGACAATGCCCGTGACGGAAAGCCCGAAACGGAGCTCCTTGCTTTCAAGGGTATGCCCGCCGCAGGGAACGGCGCCGGCTTCAAGGGTTTTGTCAAGAGCTCCCTGCATGATTTCTTCTATGACTTCAAGGGGGGTGTCGCAGGAGGAAAAGGATAAGATGTTCATGACAGTATAGGCTTGCCCGCCCATGGCGTAAATATCGGAAAGCGCGTTGCAGGCGGCGCTTTGCCCGAACAAACGGGGATTGTTTCCGAGCGGAGCGATGATGTCGATACTTTGCACAAGCGCTTTATCCTCGTTCGGCAATGCCACGACAAAAGAGTCCTCATTGTGGCTGTGCTCGGAAAGCAGCAATGAAGAATGCTGTTTGGGCAGGAAAGACAAAAGAGCGTCCAGAACCTCCGGAGCGGTTTTTGCGCTTCAGCCTGCGTCAAGGGCTTTGCTCATCAAAGGATAGTGCATTGTTTCCCTATTTGTTTTGCGTTGATAATTTTTGCTGCAGCTGAATTAAAATTTCACGGGCTTGCGTGTCGTTTTGTTCAGCCGCCTTTTGCAGCCAGTATTCCGCTTTTTTATAGTTTTGAAATTTCGATTTCAGCAAATAAAAAACTCCCAGATCGTACTGGGCGTCCACAAGCCCCGTATTTGCCGCGCTTTCATATAAAATATGCGCTTGGTCCAAATTCTTGGGAATGCCCAGACCCTGCCTGTACATGCCCGCCAGAAGATATTGGGCTGTGGGAAAACCTTGTTCCGCCGCTTTTGTGTACCATGCCGCCGCAATGGTTTCATTTTTAGGGACGAGAATACCGTTTTCATAAAGCAAACCCACTTGCAGCTGGGCGGGGGCATAGCCTGAATGGGCGGATTTTCGGTATAACTGTACTGCTTGTCCCATATCTTTGCTGAAGCCTGTTCCTGTTTCGTACATGGTGGCAAGTTCATACATGGAGGGGGCGTGGTCTTTGGCCGCGGCTTCACGAAAAGCGTAAATGGCGTATTTGAGGGCTTCGTCGCCTTGTCCGAACCTGCCTTTGTAATAGAGCAGACCCAAATGGTATTTTGCGTCAATGTTCCCAAGCTCGGCTGCCTGTTTGTAATAATTTGCGGAACGCATGACATTTTGGCGGGGAGAGCCGGCTTCATACATTCTGCCGAGTTCAAGCATGGCTCTTGTATTTTTTTTGCCCGCCAAATCTTCTAAAAGCTTAAAGGCTTTGTCGATGTTTTTTTGTTCACCGGTATCGTAAAAATAGCTTCGCGCAAGGAGGATTGCCGCGTTTTCATCGCCCTGCCGGGATTTTTCTTCCAATTCTTCCCGGTTGATTTGCCGTTTGTTTTGTGCGGTTT
This window encodes:
- a CDS encoding tetratricopeptide repeat protein; protein product: MRNNFLPYLFFLSLTLVPNVHAQTSRSASMPVPFEPFDTGNAVSAEFLKLYKENPKNTAIPADILAILQNQESLEPPTIIRQAPTSAFERTIFSSEAPITGKINSPYQPIINEIVKDPQLLHNIPLDDLNKLILESTQQYATPAKIQNLPQANNFKLLSAPQKSGQPFQNINDLQKLRIVAAKKELSSQEQESRSLSPKKRTDNSSFSNPANETAQNKRQINREELEEKSRQGDENAAILLARSYFYDTGEQKNIDKAFKLLEDLAGKKNTRAMLELGRMYEAGSPRQNVMRSANYYKQAAELGNIDAKYHLGLLYYKGRFGQGDEALKYAIYAFREAAAKDHAPSMYELATMYETGTGFSKDMGQAVQLYRKSAHSGYAPAQLQVGLLYENGILVPKNETIAAAWYTKAAEQGFPTAQYLLAGMYRQGLGIPKNLDQAHILYESAANTGLVDAQYDLGVFYLLKSKFQNYKKAEYWLQKAAEQNDTQAREILIQLQQKLSTQNK
- a CDS encoding DMT family transporter — encoded protein: MNLNIQKCIPHLALVIGMTAWASSFIGLKFALTAYTPFEVIAGRMLISSLICLPFLKPLITHMTRKNFPVLLGGVLCEPCLYFLFETSALRYTSSAQAGMVLAIMPLCVGFCAWIFLKEKQSVHAWAGFILAFLGVFWLSFSGETSQAVPNPFLGNMLELGAVFCGVGYTLACRNLSAAMSPWVYTAAMSFGGVLFYLPLTFLPLEFSPVTLDVSIPDWLPLFSIFYLGVVVSLLGYGFYNYGVSKLSATEAAAYINLIPVITLVIGVLFLEERLTTTQYFASLAILGGMLLSQYKAKKELP
- a CDS encoding CinA family protein produces the protein MSDFIAGMPASQDKTLGSSLAENSAKNALFDFYRMSACLSHELGILLPQFKMRLAVAESCTSGLLGAAVTQISGASAWFEGGVLTYSNELKHSLLGVEKKVLKTFGAVSIPTVCQMAGGVCSAAKSHIGLSVSGIAGPNGGNDEKPVGTVFIGLSLPKDFSVLRKKIKIKKGQALENGMEQNWLKSCQLMKHIYLQNESKPVLLGAFETRARHFLFEGNRESIRQSAVLMALYFAYENLID